One Simonsiella muelleri ATCC 29453 DNA window includes the following coding sequences:
- a CDS encoding M61 family metallopeptidase: protein MFQYTISPQAHTHLWLITLSYEHLSGSLNQIKLANWVAGSYMIRDFSRHIVHIEATRNGEPIHIVQINKNTWQLPETNGVYQIHYTIYANDLSVRASLLDTQRGFIDGACLFLYQPNRCNEPCHVQFFRLPESWQVHTTLPRLSETSFQAANYAELIDHPFELGANLEVLSFNANGITHRMVLSGYYPDFDRERLITDCIKICEYELQFFPNPAPFQEYLFLLHLGDHIYGGLEHISSTALHADRHALPKKGMADANAAYTELLGLIAHEYFHAWNVKSIKPTKFQPYDLEKEIYTEQLWAYEGITSYYDDLILVRSGVISVSNYLNLLANNITRVHRNAGRKRQTLAQSSFCAWHKYYKQDENSPNAITSYYQQGALFALCLDIIIRANSEHNLDSIMKALYQYYVNTGKGTDEGEWQKFAIEITGLNLTDFFQLGLYSTQDLPLEACLESVGVELQWLPENRSAGNGKLVTEFPEIAPQPELGCRYQQQADGAVISQVFSNGSAEFATLKPNDKVIAVDGFACTDFAAQTQTAVGDLHTLHFFRQGVLLQTDLTVQAAPANTAYLKMTDTELLKKWLFNQ, encoded by the coding sequence ATGTTTCAATACACCATTTCGCCGCAAGCCCACACGCATTTATGGTTAATTACATTATCCTATGAACATCTTTCAGGCAGCCTGAACCAAATTAAATTGGCAAATTGGGTCGCAGGCAGCTATATGATTCGCGATTTTTCGCGCCACATTGTTCATATTGAAGCCACTCGCAATGGTGAACCCATTCATATTGTTCAAATTAATAAAAACACTTGGCAACTCCCTGAAACAAATGGCGTATATCAAATCCACTACACCATCTATGCCAATGATTTATCTGTGCGCGCCAGTTTGCTGGATACACAACGCGGTTTCATTGACGGTGCGTGCCTATTTTTATATCAGCCCAATCGCTGCAACGAACCTTGCCACGTCCAATTTTTCAGGCTGCCTGAAAGCTGGCAAGTCCACACCACGTTGCCCCGTTTAAGCGAAACCAGTTTTCAGGCAGCCAATTATGCGGAATTAATCGACCACCCATTTGAATTGGGGGCAAATTTAGAAGTTTTGTCGTTCAATGCAAATGGTATTACGCATCGCATGGTATTGAGTGGTTATTATCCTGATTTTGACCGCGAACGCCTGATTACAGATTGCATCAAAATTTGTGAATACGAATTGCAATTTTTCCCAAACCCTGCGCCATTCCAAGAATATTTATTTTTATTACACTTGGGTGACCACATTTACGGTGGATTGGAACACATCAGCAGCACCGCCCTACACGCCGACCGCCACGCCCTACCCAAAAAAGGCATGGCCGATGCCAACGCCGCCTACACAGAATTACTCGGACTCATTGCCCACGAATATTTTCACGCGTGGAACGTTAAATCCATCAAACCAACTAAATTTCAACCCTATGATTTAGAAAAAGAAATTTATACCGAACAATTATGGGCATACGAAGGCATCACGTCATATTATGATGATTTGATTTTGGTGCGCAGTGGTGTGATTTCGGTCAGCAATTATTTGAATCTTCTCGCCAACAACATCACACGCGTCCACCGCAACGCGGGGCGAAAACGCCAAACATTGGCGCAATCGAGCTTTTGCGCGTGGCACAAATATTACAAACAAGACGAAAACAGCCCGAATGCCATTACCAGTTATTATCAACAAGGCGCATTGTTTGCCTTGTGCTTGGACATCATTATCCGCGCCAACAGCGAACACAATTTGGACAGCATCATGAAAGCCTTGTATCAATATTATGTGAATACAGGCAAAGGCACAGATGAAGGCGAATGGCAAAAATTTGCAATTGAAATCACAGGATTAAATTTGACTGATTTTTTCCAATTGGGTTTATATTCCACACAAGATTTGCCACTGGAAGCGTGTTTAGAAAGCGTGGGCGTAGAATTACAATGGCTACCTGAAAACCGCAGCGCAGGAAATGGCAAATTAGTAACCGAATTTCCCGAAATTGCCCCACAACCAGAATTGGGCTGCCGCTATCAACAACAAGCCGATGGCGCAGTGATTTCACAGGTTTTTAGCAATGGTTCGGCGGAATTTGCTACGCTCAAGCCGAATGATAAAGTGATTGCGGTAGATGGATTTGCGTGTACCGATTTTGCCGCGCAAACACAAACAGCAGTCGGCGATTTACACACGCTGCATTTTTTCCGTCAAGGCGTATTGCTGCAAACCGATTTAACTGTACAAGCCGCGCCAGCCAATACCGCATACTTAAAAATGACCGATACAGAGTTATTAAAAAAATGGTTATTTAATCAATAA
- the ccoN gene encoding cytochrome-c oxidase, cbb3-type subunit I yields the protein METQTYNYKVVRQFAIMTVVWGIVGMLVGVIAAAQLRWPELNLSEIAPWFHFGRIRPLHTNAVIFAFGGCGLFATSYYVVQRTCYARLFGGNWLPAFTFWGWQAVIVAAVITLPLGYTQGKEYAELEWPIDILIALVWVAYAVVFFGTIAKRKIKHIYVANWFYGGFILAVALLHIVNSMALPTSFMKSYSAYYGAIDAMVQWWYGHNAVGFFLTAAFLGMMYYFVPKQAGRPVYSYRLSVVHFWALIFTYMWAGPHHLHYTALPDWTQSLGMVLSLILFAPSWGGMINGIMTLSGAWNKLRTDPILKFLIVSLSFYGMSTFEGPMMSIKSVNALSHYTEWTVGHVHSGALGWVGFVTIGSLYYLIPRLYGRKEMYSTKLVEMHFWIATIGVVLYISSMWVAGVMQGLLLGELNPDGTLAYPQFVSVVSRTMPYYLIRTIGGLFYLSGMVMMAYNVYRTVISGKPVDADIPALPQSANH from the coding sequence ATGGAAACGCAAACCTATAACTACAAAGTAGTTCGCCAGTTTGCCATCATGACAGTGGTTTGGGGTATCGTAGGAATGTTGGTCGGTGTGATTGCAGCCGCCCAATTACGTTGGCCCGAATTAAATTTGTCAGAGATTGCACCTTGGTTTCACTTCGGACGTATTCGTCCCTTGCACACCAATGCGGTGATTTTTGCATTTGGTGGGTGTGGCTTATTTGCTACGTCTTATTATGTTGTACAGCGTACTTGTTATGCGCGATTATTTGGGGGCAATTGGCTGCCTGCTTTCACTTTTTGGGGTTGGCAAGCGGTGATTGTTGCGGCGGTAATTACTTTACCTTTGGGTTACACGCAAGGTAAAGAATACGCCGAATTAGAGTGGCCCATTGATATTTTGATTGCGCTGGTTTGGGTAGCGTATGCGGTGGTGTTCTTCGGCACAATTGCCAAACGTAAAATCAAGCACATTTATGTGGCAAATTGGTTTTATGGCGGTTTTATTTTGGCGGTAGCGTTGTTGCACATTGTCAATAGCATGGCATTACCAACAAGCTTCATGAAATCCTATTCTGCTTACTATGGTGCGATTGATGCGATGGTGCAGTGGTGGTACGGACACAATGCGGTGGGCTTCTTCTTGACAGCGGCATTTTTGGGCATGATGTATTATTTTGTGCCAAAACAAGCGGGTCGTCCTGTGTATTCTTACCGTTTGTCTGTGGTTCACTTTTGGGCGTTGATTTTTACCTATATGTGGGCAGGTCCACACCATTTGCATTACACCGCATTGCCTGATTGGACGCAATCTTTGGGTATGGTGTTGTCATTGATTTTGTTTGCGCCATCTTGGGGCGGTATGATTAACGGGATCATGACGTTGTCTGGCGCGTGGAATAAATTGCGTACTGACCCGATTTTAAAATTCTTGATTGTGTCATTGTCGTTCTATGGTATGTCCACATTTGAAGGTCCGATGATGTCTATTAAATCAGTAAACGCGTTGAGCCACTATACTGAATGGACAGTAGGACACGTTCACTCTGGTGCATTGGGCTGGGTAGGTTTTGTAACCATTGGTTCTTTGTATTATTTGATTCCACGTTTATACGGTCGTAAAGAGATGTATAGCACCAAATTGGTGGAAATGCACTTTTGGATCGCTACCATTGGTGTGGTGTTATACATTTCATCAATGTGGGTAGCGGGCGTGATGCAAGGTTTATTGTTAGGCGAATTGAATCCTGACGGTACTTTGGCTTATCCACAATTTGTATCAGTTGTGAGTCGTACCATGCCGTACTACTTAATTCGTACCATTGGTGGTTTATTCTATTTGAGTGGTATGGTAATGATGGCTTATAACGTTTACCGTACCGTAATTAGTGGCAAACCTGTTGATGCGGATATTCCAGCATTACCACAAAGTGCGAACCACTAA
- the ccoO gene encoding cytochrome-c oxidase, cbb3-type subunit II — MKMQHLIEEKVGFLIVFTTIVISVGLLVQVVPLAFSKEVINPIAGVKPYNALQVAGRDIFVREGCYNCHSQMIRPFRAETERYGHYSVAGESVYDRPFQWGSKRTGPDLARVGGRYSDEWHRAHLLNPRDVVPESNMPAFPWLAKNKVNPEEIVSHMKTLRKLGTPYTDEELAKAPDELKNKSELDAVIAYLQGLGLALKNKR, encoded by the coding sequence ATGAAAATGCAACATTTAATTGAAGAAAAAGTTGGCTTTCTGATTGTTTTTACGACCATCGTGATTAGTGTGGGTTTGCTGGTGCAAGTTGTGCCTTTGGCATTTTCCAAAGAAGTGATTAATCCGATTGCTGGTGTAAAACCTTACAATGCTTTACAAGTCGCGGGGCGTGATATTTTTGTGCGCGAAGGTTGTTACAATTGCCATTCACAAATGATTCGTCCGTTTCGTGCAGAAACCGAACGTTATGGGCATTATTCTGTAGCAGGAGAGTCTGTGTATGACCGTCCATTCCAATGGGGTTCAAAACGCACAGGTCCTGATTTGGCTCGTGTTGGCGGACGTTATTCTGACGAATGGCATCGCGCACATTTATTAAATCCACGCGATGTGGTACCTGAATCCAATATGCCTGCATTCCCATGGTTGGCGAAAAATAAAGTCAATCCAGAAGAAATTGTGAGTCATATGAAGACATTGCGTAAACTCGGCACACCTTATACCGATGAAGAATTGGCAAAAGCCCCAGATGAATTGAAAAATAAATCTGAACTAGATGCGGTTATTGCTTATTTGCAAGGTTTGGGTTTGGCATTGAAAAACAAAAGGTAA
- a CDS encoding cbb3-type cytochrome oxidase subunit 3: protein MDLTWARVLFTLLVFNFFVLMLYIVYHKRNKSGYQEVGQSIIDDPDTPAENVHSNPDNGAK from the coding sequence ATGGATTTGACTTGGGCTAGGGTATTATTTACTTTATTGGTATTTAATTTTTTCGTTTTGATGCTTTATATTGTGTATCACAAGCGCAATAAATCAGGCTATCAAGAAGTAGGGCAGAGCATCATTGATGACCCTGATACTCCTGCTGAAAATGTCCATTCAAATCCTGATAATGGAGCAAAATAA
- the ccoP gene encoding cytochrome-c oxidase, cbb3-type subunit III, with amino-acid sequence MEQSQFTSPFWHYYIVIIVVCSILWVSYLLWSQNVVKHKKDEDVKTTGHSWDGIEEYNNPLPRWWFYMFWMTIAFAIGYLALYPGLGDFKGIGFNGKPWTSHNQYEAEMEKGNADFHQNYGKFATMSVEEVAKDPNAMAVGANLFGIYCIQCHGSDAQGAKGFPNLTDKDWLWGGTPEKIKETITDGRVATMAPWGVALGGEERVKDVANYVMSLSKMQHNEERAARGQEIFKANCVVCHGDKGQGNMATAPNLTDNIWLWGGTEKAIIETITGGRHGQMPAWKGFLTDDKIHLLTAYVWGKSHPDYKGYPQDTKDYVGGIPTAEEPKKAAEPAASAPVVAVSAPAVAASEPTPVVAASEVQAAPAADKAEVRVENGVVKFYFAVGKSAIAANAEKATGEVVKAAKAGKKLVISGFTDSTGNAVANEKLSKNRAQAVQAYLIKQGVKKDSMVLRKPESSVGAKGNNAEGRRVEVKIQD; translated from the coding sequence ATGGAACAATCACAATTTACAAGCCCCTTTTGGCATTACTATATTGTTATCATTGTGGTGTGTAGTATCCTTTGGGTTAGCTATCTGCTTTGGTCGCAAAACGTAGTCAAACACAAAAAAGACGAAGATGTGAAAACCACAGGGCATTCATGGGATGGTATTGAAGAATACAATAACCCATTGCCGCGTTGGTGGTTTTACATGTTTTGGATGACGATTGCATTTGCAATTGGTTATTTGGCACTTTATCCTGGTTTAGGCGATTTCAAAGGCATTGGTTTTAATGGTAAACCTTGGACAAGCCACAACCAATATGAAGCCGAAATGGAAAAAGGTAACGCCGATTTTCACCAAAACTATGGTAAATTCGCTACCATGAGTGTGGAAGAAGTGGCAAAAGATCCTAATGCAATGGCAGTTGGTGCTAATTTATTTGGTATTTACTGTATTCAATGCCATGGTTCTGATGCACAAGGCGCGAAAGGTTTCCCTAACTTGACTGACAAAGACTGGTTGTGGGGTGGTACACCTGAAAAAATTAAAGAGACCATTACCGATGGTCGCGTGGCAACCATGGCTCCTTGGGGCGTGGCTTTGGGTGGTGAGGAACGCGTAAAAGACGTGGCTAACTATGTGATGTCATTGTCTAAAATGCAGCATAATGAAGAGCGTGCTGCACGTGGTCAAGAAATTTTCAAAGCAAACTGCGTGGTTTGTCATGGCGATAAAGGTCAAGGCAATATGGCAACTGCCCCTAATTTGACTGATAATATTTGGTTGTGGGGTGGTACGGAAAAAGCCATTATTGAAACCATTACAGGTGGTCGTCATGGTCAAATGCCTGCTTGGAAAGGCTTTTTGACTGATGACAAAATCCATTTGCTGACGGCTTATGTATGGGGTAAATCTCACCCTGATTACAAAGGCTACCCACAAGATACCAAAGATTATGTTGGCGGTATTCCAACTGCAGAAGAGCCTAAAAAAGCAGCTGAACCAGCAGCATCAGCACCTGTGGTAGCGGTTTCTGCGCCTGCTGTTGCGGCTAGCGAACCTACACCTGTGGTGGCTGCATCTGAAGTGCAGGCTGCACCTGCTGCGGATAAAGCTGAAGTTCGTGTGGAAAATGGCGTAGTCAAGTTCTATTTTGCTGTTGGCAAAAGCGCGATTGCAGCCAATGCTGAAAAAGCCACTGGAGAAGTAGTTAAAGCAGCTAAAGCAGGTAAAAAATTGGTTATTAGCGGTTTTACTGACAGCACAGGTAATGCAGTTGCTAATGAGAAATTGTCTAAAAATCGCGCCCAAGCAGTTCAAGCATACTTGATTAAACAAGGTGTAAAAAAAGACAGCATGGTGTTGCGTAAACCAGAAAGCAGCGTAGGCGCAAAAGGTAATAACGCCGAAGGTCGTCGCGTTGAAGTGAAAATTCAAGATTAA
- the hscB gene encoding Fe-S protein assembly co-chaperone HscB: MNTHFSLFRLPETFELDNQILEQRYRTLAAQFHPDKFAAASGFEQKQAVMMTATLNEAHRVLRDVIERAAYLLKLNNIDADSPEHTHFEPEFLMQQMAWRETLMDAKLENNAAALTELAQTINQAQTELHRNLQVAFSENHLEKAAELVRQGRFLQKLQQEIHAV; encoded by the coding sequence ATGAATACACATTTTTCCCTTTTCAGGCTGCCTGAAACATTTGAATTAGACAATCAAATTTTAGAACAACGTTATCGCACACTCGCCGCTCAATTTCATCCTGATAAATTTGCCGCTGCCTCTGGTTTTGAGCAAAAGCAAGCCGTGATGATGACTGCGACACTTAATGAAGCCCATCGCGTGTTGCGAGATGTCATTGAGCGTGCTGCTTATTTATTGAAATTAAATAATATTGATGCAGACTCTCCCGAACACACGCATTTTGAGCCTGAATTTCTTATGCAGCAAATGGCGTGGCGTGAAACGTTGATGGATGCAAAATTGGAAAATAACGCCGCTGCCTTAACCGAACTTGCGCAAACCATCAACCAAGCACAAACCGAATTGCACCGAAATCTTCAGGTTGCCTTTTCCGAAAACCACTTAGAAAAAGCTGCTGAATTGGTGCGACAAGGTCGTTTTTTACAAAAATTGCAGCAAGAAATACACGCTGTGTAG
- a CDS encoding DegV family protein, with amino-acid sequence MSKSVVVAMSTSGLDYYPFEHDIRILRLRVILGDETYVDSPEFIDHDKFIAWVNNNPDKLPKSAPPSSLELRKFFLGLLDEGYEDVLVITMSSELSKTYQQVIDIIPLLQGKMRVHVFNSRSGTFTEGLMALEADKMLKKGHSIQQVLNRLEEIRRLTHVMFGVDDLTYLVKNGRLSFASQFFANLFKIKPLINVDRDGRAVVAEKIMTTRRTMLAISDRIRQITASRDYYVFTLYSGDMEIHQEFVDVLAEYNNLSGLPAYPISPVVTAHSGISAFGVGLLPL; translated from the coding sequence ATGAGTAAATCTGTTGTTGTAGCCATGTCCACATCTGGCTTGGACTATTATCCGTTTGAACACGATATTCGTATTTTACGCTTGAGAGTAATTTTGGGTGATGAGACTTACGTTGATTCGCCTGAATTTATTGATCATGATAAATTTATTGCTTGGGTCAACAATAATCCCGACAAATTGCCAAAATCTGCGCCACCATCTAGTTTGGAATTGAGAAAATTTTTCTTAGGATTGCTTGATGAAGGCTATGAAGATGTCTTGGTGATTACGATGTCATCAGAATTGAGTAAAACGTATCAACAGGTTATTGATATTATTCCATTATTACAAGGTAAGATGCGTGTACACGTTTTCAACAGCCGTTCGGGTACATTTACCGAAGGTCTGATGGCTTTGGAAGCCGATAAAATGTTGAAAAAAGGTCATAGTATTCAACAGGTTTTGAATCGATTGGAAGAAATTCGCCGTTTGACTCATGTGATGTTTGGTGTAGATGATTTGACTTATTTGGTAAAAAATGGTCGTTTGTCATTTGCTTCACAGTTTTTCGCTAATTTATTTAAAATCAAACCATTAATTAATGTGGATAGAGACGGACGCGCTGTGGTTGCAGAAAAAATCATGACCACACGCCGTACAATGTTGGCGATTTCCGATCGCATTCGTCAAATTACGGCATCACGTGATTATTATGTGTTTACGCTGTATTCTGGTGATATGGAAATTCATCAAGAATTTGTAGATGTATTGGCGGAATACAATAATTTAAGCGGTTTGCCAGCGTATCCAATTAGCCCCGTGGTTACGGCACACTCGGGTATTTCGGCGTTTGGTGTGGGTTTGTTGCCTTTGTAA
- a CDS encoding putative Ig domain-containing protein: protein MTKLSLPHTGNYDLIITATDSGGLSNSINWKVHVENTNRVPTVSGSLNTQSLEVDENWTYHLPVTFSDADTNETESLKFHLEMANGESVPAWLQYDANTQTLSGTADLSGSLNLNIVATDIHQASVMLPLTLNIADAAPSNIIGSTLYGKPFANDTLVGGINNDKLIGGIGDDILDGGRGNDKLFGGIGNDTLYGGKGNDKLSGESGDDVLYGGQGNDELIGGIGNDTYIFDLGHGKDQIYDSFGNDTLEFGRGIDKQNLWFSRQDNNLNIQVLDRNDSIVIKGWYNIIPRSIETIQTSDGYELDISAVQKLVQAMSTFQPQVTSGNVSQQMHQFMQQIQASSYWQQSENAGIL, encoded by the coding sequence ATGACAAAACTATCACTACCCCATACTGGTAATTATGACTTGATTATTACTGCAACCGATAGTGGTGGTTTAAGTAATTCTATTAATTGGAAAGTTCATGTAGAAAATACTAATCGTGTGCCCACGGTTTCAGGCAGCCTGAATACACAATCATTGGAAGTAGATGAAAATTGGACTTATCACTTACCAGTTACATTTAGTGATGCCGATACCAACGAAACTGAATCGTTGAAATTCCATTTGGAAATGGCAAATGGAGAATCCGTTCCTGCTTGGTTGCAATACGATGCCAATACTCAGACTTTGAGCGGTACTGCTGACCTTTCAGGCAGCCTGAACCTCAATATTGTGGCAACGGATATTCATCAAGCATCAGTTATGTTACCGCTTACACTCAATATTGCTGATGCTGCTCCTAGCAATATCATTGGTTCAACCTTGTATGGCAAACCTTTTGCCAATGACACGCTAGTGGGTGGTATCAACAATGATAAATTAATTGGTGGCATCGGAGATGACATCCTTGATGGTGGACGAGGGAACGATAAACTTTTCGGTGGCATTGGCAATGATACCCTTTATGGTGGCAAGGGAAATGACAAACTCTCAGGCGAAAGTGGCGATGATGTGCTTTATGGCGGTCAAGGCAATGATGAGCTTATAGGTGGCATTGGTAACGATACTTACATCTTTGATTTGGGTCATGGTAAAGACCAAATTTACGATAGCTTTGGCAATGATACGTTGGAATTTGGTCGTGGCATTGATAAGCAAAATTTGTGGTTTAGCAGACAAGACAATAACTTAAACATTCAGGTTTTAGACCGTAATGATAGTATTGTCATTAAAGGCTGGTATAACATTATTCCGCGCAGTATTGAAACAATTCAAACTTCAGATGGTTATGAATTGGATATTTCAGCAGTGCAGAAATTGGTACAAGCCATGTCCACATTCCAGCCGCAAGTAACTAGTGGAAACGTATCACAACAAATGCACCAATTTATGCAACAAATTCAGGCTTCTTCGTATTGGCAGCAGTCTGAAAACGCTGGTATCTTGTAA
- a CDS encoding S24 family peptidase, translating into MSSKYKKSAAELVELAKDLNEQGSELRLPKTPAGIQYRADKEKWDYDEVPTQGGKNGLKKIYNLPSYLIDELEKKGLSHLLKMGNDAPAVVAPKAVQPIQPTQPVPDFMRQMVSEYDEWAKSQDISAIVPVRYHTNVFGSAGNGYAMLDNVNTESMWFRASFFDVLGVPPSRCFCTRVKGDSMHPTIIDRGTVMWAMQSVYTSEGIYLFRQVNELRIKRLQRVNSHTYRIISDNKAFYPVETLDLREMESHEFEIYGRYLWDCAIRP; encoded by the coding sequence ATGAGCAGTAAATACAAAAAAAGTGCAGCCGAATTGGTTGAGTTGGCAAAAGATTTAAACGAACAAGGTAGTGAATTGCGCTTGCCTAAAACACCAGCAGGTATTCAATATCGCGCCGACAAAGAAAAATGGGATTATGATGAAGTCCCTACACAAGGTGGAAAAAACGGATTAAAAAAAATTTACAACTTACCAAGTTATCTGATTGATGAATTAGAGAAAAAAGGCTTATCCCATTTGCTGAAAATGGGTAATGATGCACCTGCCGTGGTTGCACCCAAAGCGGTTCAGCCCATTCAGCCAACCCAGCCTGTACCCGATTTCATGCGCCAAATGGTGTCAGAATACGATGAGTGGGCAAAATCGCAAGACATCAGCGCCATCGTCCCCGTGCGTTACCACACCAACGTGTTTGGCAGCGCAGGCAACGGCTACGCCATGCTGGACAACGTCAATACCGAATCCATGTGGTTTCGCGCATCATTTTTTGATGTGCTGGGCGTACCGCCATCACGTTGTTTCTGCACGCGCGTCAAAGGCGACAGCATGCACCCCACCATCATAGACAGAGGGACAGTCATGTGGGCAATGCAAAGTGTTTACACATCAGAAGGCATTTATTTATTTAGACAAGTCAATGAATTGCGAATTAAACGTTTGCAGCGCGTAAACAGCCACACCTACCGCATCATCAGCGACAACAAAGCGTTTTATCCAGTAGAAACATTGGACTTACGCGAAATGGAAAGCCACGAATTTGAGATTTACGGACGTTACCTGTGGGATTGTGCAATACGCCCGTAA
- a CDS encoding helix-turn-helix domain-containing protein, with amino-acid sequence MHPEMIKARLRMAGYTLADVARMTNVDASAVRLALRKPSLSGEKAIATVMQKPLHELFPERWTKDGQRIRPRYRHLYEEAA; translated from the coding sequence ATGCACCCTGAAATGATTAAAGCAAGGCTGCGTATGGCAGGTTACACATTGGCAGACGTAGCAAGAATGACAAATGTGGACGCATCAGCAGTTCGTTTGGCTTTAAGGAAGCCAAGTTTATCGGGCGAAAAAGCGATTGCAACAGTTATGCAAAAGCCATTACATGAATTATTCCCTGAGCGTTGGACAAAAGATGGTCAGCGCATTCGCCCACGTTATCGTCATTTATATGAAGAGGCAGCCTGA